One segment of Daphnia magna isolate NIES linkage group LG2, ASM2063170v1.1, whole genome shotgun sequence DNA contains the following:
- the LOC116916941 gene encoding cyclic AMP-responsive element-binding protein isoform X2 produces MDLVDANDGSGESDPHNSGSADSSALNGAGGRSSGGGNSGGSDPSHSQSSSAISIVHVSVPQAQVQSVIQPTSVIQSTPSLQATSLPKGNIILVSKPNSVIHTTGGGGGAIQTLQLVDNSGLHEDENTKKRREILARRPSYRKILNELGGCEISEDKGDSPGIDSDSSSSSPAPPSSHNQRTASSVSISGTHYHQTTAGLIKVCVTGDLQAYAIRPVTTTAGLNSTGVVVGSGTGQSLQNSKLLAEEASRNHELRMKGNSGNHSDEWDPSEPTLQKRELRLLKNREAARECRRKKKEYIKCLENRVAVLENQNKALIEELKSLKELYCSQKTD; encoded by the exons ATGGACTTGGTGGATGCCAATGACGGATCTGGTGAGAGTGATCCCCATAATTCCGGTTCGGCAGATAGTTCAGCATTGAACGGAGCTGGCGGAAGAAGTAGCGGCGGAGGCAATAGTGGCGGTTCCGATCCCAGTCATTCCCAATCCTCGTCCGCCATCAGTATTGTTCACGTTTCTGTACCGCAAGCTCAA GTGCAATCGGTGATACAGCCAACGTCCGTCATTCAGAGTACGCCTAGTCTACAAGCCACCTCCCTACCTAAAGGCAACATCATTTTAGTGAGCAAACCTAATTCCGTCATACACACGACTGGCGGTGGCGGAGGCGCCATCCAGACATTACAA CTGGTTGATAATAGCGGATTGCACGAAGACGAAAACACTAAAAAAAGGCGGGAAATTCTGGCACGCCGGCCGTCCTATAGAAAAATCCTTAACGAATTGGGAGGTTGCGAGATTTCTG AAGATAAAGGAGACTCGCCTGGGATTGATTCAGATAGTAGCAGTTCGTCTCCAGCTCCCCCTTCTAGCCATAATCAAAGAACGGCCTCGTCGGTCTCTATCTCTGGCACGCATTATCATCAAACGACTGCTGGTTTAATCAAAG TCTGTGTTACTGGTGATCTTCAAGCGTACGCAATACGTCCCGTCACGACCACGGCCGGCCTTAATTCAACGGGTGTTGTCGTTGGAAGCGGCACCGGACAAAGCTTACAG AATTCCAAACTTTTGGCGGAAGAAGCATCCCGAAATCACGAACTTCGTATGAAGGGAAA cAGCGGAAACCACAGCGACGAATGGGACCCGTCGGAGCCAACGCTACAAAAACGTGAACTCCGGCTGTTGAAGAATCGGGAAGCGGCCCGAGAATGTCgccggaaaaaaaaggaatacatTAAATGTCTGGAGAATCGAGTAGCCGTGCTCGAAAACCAGAACAAGGCCTTGATTGAGGAGCTCAAATCGCTCAAGGAACTGTACTGCAGTCAAAAAACGGACTGA
- the LOC116917825 gene encoding interaptin, with amino-acid sequence MEESTDASEKSISMGPANLISKDEPSNEPVHSTISDASFVSPTRNQISHAMGSLSISSITNADSSQVAHLHAAFSPDADFRPDILMSTVNSRKTSTSQEDLNISMGPLPGFDFTRESQSEEDQDDHRLPLTSLVANIEKLEVKQKKLGEVQQPIPPVTFGSKSIQTEALQCHKCEQLHILYNQKLLEVANEFQQQYTSQFQMVEQHVAASEDAQKQIKDLVDQLDAADKQLKANRAFLEQQAVEREQEREEASEQQKKLEALLTEKEKECERMKTSISQLTNEVQQLHEALKEKDQILQDHLSTQQRLEQQNQLLRINQADMDEENSSLQTVLDVKDKLLKAQSEQIAALQNELENHLYAQSETERESEAPPSVKHDSTLQDVVETSLEASPAEMPTLFDELQQLICRLLHKVENSTRALEAAQTAKRKKTANNLLSPRTQITPSTSTEDISIKDRNPRGIDDLRDLSSPSPTGENGINNPERALNFLQQLDGKLAILSRIEEAACKRIADLEAELQRVCLSEKRSISRAAELEQQYQQHRLMLQDVDAEKHELQVEHTELLKRISSLENRLEEQRRSAALGASQNMHAEKCRALSEEKQQLQLIVQEKEESLNDMQKQMGELYQRIEKLMKAIQEKEQESSRRTQDDFSQSSVERLRDVPHQDGSMTWSKLGTQNSPVPLSPIYQPHNQYHQTAQLKHQETAHALSMEVAELKAKLTKCEKERQVLEDEAACNTSRLAQLESLEIRNAALDDMIDEAERQKDEYEQRCSGLEKELEECRGKLQELATIRERGVALEKELSQYKAMAQDVESTRQLHLTLKKEYEEHKQASQATIDELQKQCQELQTALVNQKNLAQEYDIMRRRCLALETEAAAQRGTITAVEILQQRCASLQADLVYHQQTAQQQSSALKAQLDSKEKRLNDLQTKLKQSDSCKAQVEEALQKLQLEVEAVKKAQQLQQKQKSVATADPRELSTLLEGPAAPPDLLAPSFVEFLGSATSSRCSSRAASIRNGSPAHRTAESSTLNDLSLPNSMMGKTALKEVQRESEQLLAFGKQMLEMQQNAAQQKTNCLPSTNQTMEDDLETTLKPDGDSFVVRVNPVEVELTKKMQLLRTELAMERLLLQDQRTANSRLQQQVMQLIAQQRNQPVQSQPPQKSISAYRSLPPEQANKFLQYRTLKLESIRKNLIYQKKFLSTIANEWDQNHNQRSEKAFEPKKALRCFRVAVFTVISIERMRYISRQWRQRRRAIEARPSSD; translated from the exons atggaaGAATCTACAGATGCCAGTGAAAAGTCTATATCAATGGGCCCGGCGAACCTCATCAGTAAAGATGAACCGAGCAACGAACCTGTGCATTCAACGATCTCAGATGCTAGTTTTGTATCACCCACAAGAAACCAAATAAGTCATGCAATGGGCAGTTTGTCTATTTCCTCCATCACAAATGCAGACAGTAGTCAAGTTGCTCATTTGCATGCTGCATTTTCTCCAGATGCAGATTTCAGACCAGACATACTGATGTCAACAGTTAATTCTCGAAAGACTTCAACTTCTCAAGAGGATTTGAACATCAGTATGGGACCATTACCTGGTTTTGACTTTACCCGTGAAAGTCAGTCTGAAGAAGATCAAGATGACCACAGACTACCATTAACAAGTCTTGTTGCCAATATAGAAAAGTTGGaagttaaacaaaaaaaacttggtGAAGTGCAACAGCCAATTCCTCCAGTAACATTTGGCTCCAAGAGCATTCAAACAGAAGCATTACAGTGTCATAAATGTGAACAGTTACACATACTCTACAACCAAAAACTTTTGGAAGTAGCTAATGAATTCCAGCAGCAGTACACTTCACAATTTCAGATGGTTGAGCAGCATGTTGCAGCTTCTGAGGATGCACAAAAGCAGATAAAAGACTTGGTGGATCAACTAGATGCAGCAGACAAACAGTTAAAA GCAAATCGGGCGTTTTTGGAGCAACAGGCTGTCGAGAGAGAGCAGGAACGAGAAGAGGCCAGCGAACAGCAGAAAAAACTAGAAGCTTTAttaactgaaaaagaaaaagaatgcgAACGcatgaaaacaagtatatcgCAACTAACGAATGAGGTTCAGCAACTTCATGAAgcccttaaagaaaaagatcAGATTCTCCAG GATCATCTTAGTACGCAGCAGCGATTGGAGCAACAGAACCAACTTTTGCGAATAAACCAGGCTGATATGGACGAAGAAAACAGTAGCTTGCAGACTGTTCTGGATGTTAAAGATAAATTGCTCAAAGCGCAATCAGAGCAAATAGCCGCGCTGCAAAATGAATTAGAAAATCATTTATATGCGCAGTCCGAAACGGAAAGAGAAAGCGAAGCTCCACCAAGTGTCAAACATGATTCGACGTTGCAAGATGTAGTGGAAACTTCCCTCGAAGCTTCACCTGCTGAAATGCCCACTTTGTTTGATGAGCTCCAACAGCTGATTTGCCGCCTTTTACATAAAGTTGAAAACAGCACACGTGCACTGGAAGCAGCGCAGActgccaaaagaaaaaaaacggctAACAATTTATTGAGTCCAAGGACTCAAATAACTCCTTCGACTAGCACGGAAGACATCTCCATCAA gGATAGAAATCCCAGGGGAATTGATGATCTGCGTGACTTGTCCAGCCCATCACCGACAGGAGAAAACGGTATAAATAACCCAGAACGTGCACTTAACTTCCTTCAACAGCTGGACGGGAAACTGGCAATACTGA GTCGTATAGAAGAAGCTGCGTGTAAACGAATAGCAGATCTTGAAGCCGAATTACAACGCGTTTGCCTGTCGGAAAAGCGTAGCATTTCGAGGGCGGCCGAGTTGGAACAGCAATATCAACAACACCGGTTAATGCTACAG GATGTCGATGCGGAAAAACATGAACTTCAAGTGGAACATACTGAATTACTGAAACGCATTTCCTCCTTGGAAAACCGGCTAGAAGAGCAAAGAAGATCAGCTGCTCTTGGGGCCTCGCAAAATATGCACGCCGAGAAGTGCCGTGCTCTTTCAGAGGAGAAGCAACAACTGCAGCTGATTGTCCaggagaaagaagaatccCTTAATGATATGCAAAAGCAGATGGGCGAATTATATCAGCGAATCGAAAAACTAATGAAAGctattcaagaaaaagaacaagagtCTTCTAGGCGAACTCAGGATGACTTTTCTCAGAGCAGTGTCGAACGTTTACGAGATGTCCCGCACCAAGATGGCAGCATGACTTGGTCTAAACTCGGCACGCAAAATTCCCCTGTCCCTCTCAGTCCCATATACCAACCACACAATCAGTATCATCAGACAGCGCAGCTCAAACATCAAGAGACGGCCCATGCGCTCTCCATGGAAGTGGCTGAGCTCAAAGCTAAACTGACAAAATGCGAGAAAGAGCGACAAGTTTTAGAGGATGAAGCGGCTTGTAACACCAGCCGCCTGGCTCAACTGGAATCACTGGAAATACGTAACGCTGCATTAGATGACATGATAGACGAAGCAGAGCGACAAAAAGATGAGTACGAACAGCGTTGCTCTGGCCTGGAAAAGGAGCTGGAAGAATGCCGTGGTAAGTTACAAGAGCTCGCAACCATTCGAGAACGTGGCGTTGCCCTGGAAAAGGAGCTAAGCCAGTACAAGGCTATGGCGCAGGATGTGGAATCAACACGTCAATTGCATTTGACCTTGAAAAAGGAATATGAAGAACATAAGCAGGCAAGCCAAGCAACGATCGATGAATTGCAGAAGCAATGTCAAGAGCTGCAAACAGCTCTAGTTAATCAAAAGAATTTAGCTCAAGAATACGACATCATGCGCCGTAGATGCCTAGCTCTTGAAACAGAAGCAGCGGCCCAGCGGGGCACGATTACAGCTGTTGAAATTCTTCAACAGCGTTGCGCGTCACTGCAAGCTGATCTCGTCTACCACCAACAAACGGCCCAGCAACAATCCTCAGCGCTAAAAGCTCAACTGGATTCGAAGGAGAAGAGGCTTAATGATTTgcaaacaaaattgaaacaatCCGACAGTTGCAAAGCCCAAGTCGAAGAGGCTTTACAGAAGTTACAACTTGAAGTTGAGGCGGTCAAAAAGGCCCAGCAACTgcaacaaaagcaaaaaagcgTTGCAACAGCTGATCCTAGAGAACTATCTACATTGCTAGAAg GCCCAGCAGCACCGCCCGATTTGCTTGCGCCGTCTTTTGTGGAATTTTTGGGAAGTGCTACAAGTAGTCGATGTAGCAGTCGAGCAGCATCCATCCGCAATGGCAGTCCAGCGCATCGAACCGCCGAATCCAGCACTTTAAATGACTTGTCTTTGCCTAATTCCATGATGGGCAAAACGGCTTTAAAAGAAGTTCAAAGAGAGAGTGAGCAGCTCTTAGCTTTCGGTAAACAAATGCTCGAGATGCAACAGAACGCAGCTcagcaaaaaacaaactgtttgccGTCAACCAATCAGACTATGGAG GATGATCTTGAGACTACGTTAAAGCCGGATGGGGACAGTTTTGTAGTCAGAGTCAATCCAGTTGAAGTAGAATTAACCAAAAAAATGCAGCTACTTAGGACGGAACTTGCAATGGAGCGACTCTTGTTGCAAGATCAGCGAACAGCCAACTCACGCCTCCAACAACAG GTGATGCAATTAATTGCGCAACAGAGAAACCAGCCGGTCCAATCCCAGCCGCCTCAAAAATCCATTTCAGCATACCGATCTCTTCCACCGGAACAAGCCAACAAA TTTCTCCAGTATCGCACCCTCAAATTAGAAAGCATACGCAAAAATTTAATCTACcagaaaaaatttctttcaacCATTGCCAACGAATGGGATCAGAACCATAACCAACGATCAGAGAAGGCGTTCGAACCTAAGAAGGCCTTGCGATGTTTCAG AGTCGCTGTTTTTACCGTCATATCGATTGAAAGGATGCGCTACATCTCGAGACAGTGGCGCCAAAGGAGGCGGGCGATCGAAGCTCGGCCTTCCTCTGACTGA
- the LOC116916461 gene encoding hatching enzyme 1.2, translating into MQSDGAMSFWLIVLLFLGVFSSSESKSFSKATLAKPPIDDVKLTLAHRGTPAYADDDIFVSLKTRTDALTESLNPSWVNYSDPKLLWNPQDIPYFIDPSLANYTNIIYTSLSEFTQVSCLRFRELHSYESHSWPQDFLYFNNSAGCASFIGRQGGAQLISLQAEKCTADGAGKVMHLILHSLGFGHEHNRPDRESAIRIHWQNVNETKRQYLVKYNGTDAATYNEPYDYDSLMHGSNTLFTTNSSLMTITARNDSNLALGNRDHPSAADIRRLNARYSCSSTTEAPTGSGCDPTASAPTCYGETRPTLADPADCTKYYVCQGSEPIRMPCPEGLYYNPLIFVCDWPWATICCSATRRRDGTVTSATIK; encoded by the exons ATGCAGTCGGATGGCGCAATGTCCTTTTGGCTGATTGTTTTGCTCTTTCTAGGAGTGTTCTCGTCGTCCGAATCGAAG TCTTTTTCGAAAGCCACCCTTGCTAAGCCACCCATCGATGACGTGAAGCTCACTCTCGCACATCGAGGAA CACCAGCATACGCCGATGACGATATCTTCGTGTCTTTG AAAACACGTACGGATGCATTAACAGAGTCTCTGAATCCATCGTGGGTCAATTATAGCGATCCGAAACTTCTCTGGAATCCTCAAGACATTCCTTACTTCATCGATCCCAGTTTGG CAAACTACACGAACATAATCTACACGTCGCTGTCGGAATTCACCCAAGTCTCCTGTCTGCGATTCCGAGAACTTCATTCCTACGAATCCCATTCATGGCCCCAAGATTTCCTTTATTTTAACAATTCAGCG GGCTGCGCTTCGTTCATTGGCCGTCAGGGTGGTGCCCAACTGATCTCCTTACAGGCCGAAAAGTGCACAGCCGATGGTGCTGGTAAAGTCATGCACTTGATTCTTCATTCTTTAG GTTTTGGACATGAACACAACCGACCGGATCGTGAAAGTGCCATCCGTATTCACTGGCAAAATGTTAACGAAACCAAAAGGCAATATCTCGTCAAATACAA TGGGACGGATGCGGCCACGTATAACGAGCCTTACGATTACGACAGTTTAATGCACGGCAGTAACACTCTTTTCACGACCAACTCCTCGTTGATGACCATCACTGCTAGAAATG ACTCGAATTTGGCATTGGGTAATCGTGATCATCCGAGCGCCGCTGATATTCGCCGTTTGAACGCTCGATATTCTTGTTCCAGTACAACGGAAGCCCCGACAGGCAGTGGCTGTGACCCTACGGCAAGTGCGCCAACTTGTTACGGTGAAACGCGCCCAACGTTAGCAGATCCAGCGGATTGTACGAAATATTATGTCTGCCAGGGTAGTGAACCGATCCGGATGCCGTGCCCGGAAGGATTGTACTACAATCCTTTAATATTTGTTTGCGACTGGCCGTGGGCCACCATATGTTGCTCGGCGACTAGACGTCGCGATGGAACCGTTACTTCTGCAACAATCAAATAA
- the LOC116916941 gene encoding cyclic AMP-dependent transcription factor ATF-1 isoform X1: MDLVDANDGSGESDPHNSGSADSSALNGAGGRSSGGGNSGGSDPSHSQSSSAISIVHVSVPQAQVQSVIQPTSVIQSTPSLQATSLPKGNIILVSKPNSVIHTTGGGGGAIQTLQLVDNSGLHEDENTKKRREILARRPSYRKILNELGGCEISEDKGDSPGIDSDSSSSSPAPPSSHNQRTASSVSISGTHYHQTTAGLIKVLPGGTIQLATPTGNTSQGLGDGGGQTLPTLTMTNTPGGGAIVQYAQGQDGQFFVPVCVTGDLQAYAIRPVTTTAGLNSTGVVVGSGTGQSLQNSKLLAEEASRNHELRMKGNSGNHSDEWDPSEPTLQKRELRLLKNREAARECRRKKKEYIKCLENRVAVLENQNKALIEELKSLKELYCSQKTD; this comes from the exons ATGGACTTGGTGGATGCCAATGACGGATCTGGTGAGAGTGATCCCCATAATTCCGGTTCGGCAGATAGTTCAGCATTGAACGGAGCTGGCGGAAGAAGTAGCGGCGGAGGCAATAGTGGCGGTTCCGATCCCAGTCATTCCCAATCCTCGTCCGCCATCAGTATTGTTCACGTTTCTGTACCGCAAGCTCAA GTGCAATCGGTGATACAGCCAACGTCCGTCATTCAGAGTACGCCTAGTCTACAAGCCACCTCCCTACCTAAAGGCAACATCATTTTAGTGAGCAAACCTAATTCCGTCATACACACGACTGGCGGTGGCGGAGGCGCCATCCAGACATTACAA CTGGTTGATAATAGCGGATTGCACGAAGACGAAAACACTAAAAAAAGGCGGGAAATTCTGGCACGCCGGCCGTCCTATAGAAAAATCCTTAACGAATTGGGAGGTTGCGAGATTTCTG AAGATAAAGGAGACTCGCCTGGGATTGATTCAGATAGTAGCAGTTCGTCTCCAGCTCCCCCTTCTAGCCATAATCAAAGAACGGCCTCGTCGGTCTCTATCTCTGGCACGCATTATCATCAAACGACTGCTGGTTTAATCAAAG TCCTACCTGGTGGAACCATCCAACTGGCTACACCAACCGGCAATACTAGCCAGGGTTTGGGCGATGGTGGTGGTCAAACACTGCCCACCCTCACTATGACAAATACGCCAGGAGGAGGTGCTATTGTGCAGTACGCTCAGGGTCAGGACGGCCAATTTTTTGTGCCAG TCTGTGTTACTGGTGATCTTCAAGCGTACGCAATACGTCCCGTCACGACCACGGCCGGCCTTAATTCAACGGGTGTTGTCGTTGGAAGCGGCACCGGACAAAGCTTACAG AATTCCAAACTTTTGGCGGAAGAAGCATCCCGAAATCACGAACTTCGTATGAAGGGAAA cAGCGGAAACCACAGCGACGAATGGGACCCGTCGGAGCCAACGCTACAAAAACGTGAACTCCGGCTGTTGAAGAATCGGGAAGCGGCCCGAGAATGTCgccggaaaaaaaaggaatacatTAAATGTCTGGAGAATCGAGTAGCCGTGCTCGAAAACCAGAACAAGGCCTTGATTGAGGAGCTCAAATCGCTCAAGGAACTGTACTGCAGTCAAAAAACGGACTGA